The proteins below are encoded in one region of Dasypus novemcinctus isolate mDasNov1 chromosome 13, mDasNov1.1.hap2, whole genome shotgun sequence:
- the NVL gene encoding nuclear valosin-containing protein-like isoform X11 has protein sequence MYSPSPMTTMRPQVHSSEPTTPTPSPMGTTPALSRRERRRQRFFARRLSRLSLEDDDPIERQVLQLLRQARSVHTPTPCSPTLPRLIHLLILMLSLASSAQSYSSHQPFNWTLSDWKSNAVLAFNVTAGAPSFSLHLCSLTGQAPDCYPGCQGQGCYGGGAYAIAGPQGPPISGYYICPSSIASSSTSCHDPAHFFCPSWGCETMAVGWAKPSNKDPNLYLLSRQLSPQRPNVSFLVKDPSADTWLVGRTWGIRLYMTGYDSGAFFTIQKRPPSSRPANIGPNRFLNPPPPTSATPSASPLPSSSSRASSPVSLQLPPTKYSSPLINLIKASYVSLNSSHPNLTRSCWLCLSPSLPLYDPLAIPAPLFISSTDDSPSSCNWDQSTHISLTFTHISSKGICIHPRSSHTPSLTVCANYTSPHISAKYLVPLNTTQWLCSSTGLTPCLSVATLNKTKETCVLILLTPRVIYRTPLHFFEAFDHTQEAIYLHKREPITAVLTVTTLLATAGAATGVAALATQTSALQNLRQAVDSDIIYLRDAVKYLKDSLNSLSEVVLQNRRGLDLLLLKEGGLCAALGEECCVYANYTGLVDSSLKELEKGLNQRRLERAQTAGPWGFLQPLLPYLLPLLTPVLLIILGLTVGPWAIRRIIRLAKDHADSVFSSFVQIHYQRLVASDSIPQSRPHPHPSSHLTSRL, from the exons ATGTACAG tccttctcccatgaccactatgcgcccccaagtacattcatctgagcctactaccccaacaccgtcgcccatggggaccacaccagctctctctcgccgcgaacgacgtcgacaacgcttctttgcccgccgcctaagccgactttctcttgaagatgatgaccccatcgaacgccaagttctccagctccttcgacaggcccgctctgttcacacACCCACCCCTtgttcccctaccctccctcgtctcattcatctcctcattctcatgttgtccctagcctcctctgcccagagCTATTCATCCCATCAGCCATTTAACTGGACCCTCTCTGACTGGAAATCAAACGCAGTTCTCGCCTTCAACGTCACTGCAGGGGCACCCTCCTTTTCACTCCACCTTTGCAGCCTGACTGGCCAAGCTCCTGACTGCTATCCAGGATGCCAGGGCCAGGGCTGTTACGGTGGCGGAGCATACGCCATTGCCGGCCCTCAGGGCCCCCCTATTTCTGGCTACTACATCTGCCCCTCCTCCATTGCTTCCTCCTCCACTTCCTGCCACGACCCCGCGCATTTCTTTTGTCCCTCATGGGGATGTGAAACCATGGCTGTTGGTTGGGCTAAACCCTCTAACAAAGATCCTAACCTCTACCTGCTCAGTAGACAACTGTCCCCCCAACGCCCAAATGTCTCCTTCCTCGTCAAAGACCCCTCCGCAGACACTTGGCTCGTGGGTCGTACATGGGGAATCCGTCTATACATGACCGGTTACGATTCAGGAGCCTTTTTCACAATCCAGAAAAGACCCCCCTCCAGTCGCCCAGCAAACATCGGCCCAAACCGGTTTCTCAACCCACCACCTCCTACGTCTGCCACCCCTTCCGCGTCCCCCCTTCCCTCTTCATCGTCTCGCGCCTCATCGCCTGTCAGCCTTCAGTTGCCTCCCACTAAGTACTCCAGCCCCCTCATCAACTTGATTAAAGCTTCATACGTTTCTCTaaactcctcccaccccaacctcactcgctcttgctggttatGTCTTTCCCCCAgtctccccctctatgatccacttgctattccCGCGCCACTCTTTATTTCCTCCACCGatgattccccctcttcctgcaattgggaTCAATCTACTCATATctcactcacttttacgcacatctcttccaagggtatatgcattcacccccgttcttcccacactcctagccttaccgtctgtgccaactatacctccccacacatctctgccaaatatttagtccccctaaacaccacccaatggctctgctcctCCACGGGACTTactccatgcttatctgttgccacacttaacaaaaccaaagaaacgtgtgttctCATCCTTCTCACACCTCGAGTTATCTATcgcactcctctacatttctttgaagcctttgatcacacgCAAGAAGCTatctacctccacaaacgcgaacctattactgctgtgcTCACTGTCACtaccctcctagctacagctggagctgccactggtgtcgCAGCTCTAGCCACACAaacctccgccctccaaaacctcagacaggcagtagactctgatatcatctacctccgtgatgcagtcaaataccttaaagactctcttaattctctctctgaagttgtcctgcaaaaccgccgaggccttgacctcctcctcctaaaagaaggtggcctatgtgctgctctaggagaagaatgctgcgtttatgccaactataccggcttagtagactctagcttaaaagaacttgaaaagggtctcaaccaacgccgacttgaacgagcccaaactgccggcccctggggcttcctgcagcccctcctcccctatctcctcccgttgctaaccccagttctgctcatcatcctaggtctcaccgttggtccctgggccattcgacgaattattcgccttgccaaagatcatgctgacagtgtattctcctcatttgttcagatccattaccaacgtcttgttgcctctgattccattcctcaatctcgaccacaTCCTCACCCCTCTTCCCACCTCACCTCCCGCCTGTAA
- the NVL gene encoding nuclear valosin-containing protein-like isoform X12 encodes MTTMRPQVHSSEPTTPTPSPMGTTPALSRRERRRQRFFARRLSRLSLEDDDPIERQVLQLLRQARSVHTPTPCSPTLPRLIHLLILMLSLASSAQSYSSHQPFNWTLSDWKSNAVLAFNVTAGAPSFSLHLCSLTGQAPDCYPGCQGQGCYGGGAYAIAGPQGPPISGYYICPSSIASSSTSCHDPAHFFCPSWGCETMAVGWAKPSNKDPNLYLLSRQLSPQRPNVSFLVKDPSADTWLVGRTWGIRLYMTGYDSGAFFTIQKRPPSSRPANIGPNRFLNPPPPTSATPSASPLPSSSSRASSPVSLQLPPTKYSSPLINLIKASYVSLNSSHPNLTRSCWLCLSPSLPLYDPLAIPAPLFISSTDDSPSSCNWDQSTHISLTFTHISSKGICIHPRSSHTPSLTVCANYTSPHISAKYLVPLNTTQWLCSSTGLTPCLSVATLNKTKETCVLILLTPRVIYRTPLHFFEAFDHTQEAIYLHKREPITAVLTVTTLLATAGAATGVAALATQTSALQNLRQAVDSDIIYLRDAVKYLKDSLNSLSEVVLQNRRGLDLLLLKEGGLCAALGEECCVYANYTGLVDSSLKELEKGLNQRRLERAQTAGPWGFLQPLLPYLLPLLTPVLLIILGLTVGPWAIRRIIRLAKDHADSVFSSFVQIHYQRLVASDSIPQSRPHPHPSSHLTSRL; translated from the coding sequence atgaccactatgcgcccccaagtacattcatctgagcctactaccccaacaccgtcgcccatggggaccacaccagctctctctcgccgcgaacgacgtcgacaacgcttctttgcccgccgcctaagccgactttctcttgaagatgatgaccccatcgaacgccaagttctccagctccttcgacaggcccgctctgttcacacACCCACCCCTtgttcccctaccctccctcgtctcattcatctcctcattctcatgttgtccctagcctcctctgcccagagCTATTCATCCCATCAGCCATTTAACTGGACCCTCTCTGACTGGAAATCAAACGCAGTTCTCGCCTTCAACGTCACTGCAGGGGCACCCTCCTTTTCACTCCACCTTTGCAGCCTGACTGGCCAAGCTCCTGACTGCTATCCAGGATGCCAGGGCCAGGGCTGTTACGGTGGCGGAGCATACGCCATTGCCGGCCCTCAGGGCCCCCCTATTTCTGGCTACTACATCTGCCCCTCCTCCATTGCTTCCTCCTCCACTTCCTGCCACGACCCCGCGCATTTCTTTTGTCCCTCATGGGGATGTGAAACCATGGCTGTTGGTTGGGCTAAACCCTCTAACAAAGATCCTAACCTCTACCTGCTCAGTAGACAACTGTCCCCCCAACGCCCAAATGTCTCCTTCCTCGTCAAAGACCCCTCCGCAGACACTTGGCTCGTGGGTCGTACATGGGGAATCCGTCTATACATGACCGGTTACGATTCAGGAGCCTTTTTCACAATCCAGAAAAGACCCCCCTCCAGTCGCCCAGCAAACATCGGCCCAAACCGGTTTCTCAACCCACCACCTCCTACGTCTGCCACCCCTTCCGCGTCCCCCCTTCCCTCTTCATCGTCTCGCGCCTCATCGCCTGTCAGCCTTCAGTTGCCTCCCACTAAGTACTCCAGCCCCCTCATCAACTTGATTAAAGCTTCATACGTTTCTCTaaactcctcccaccccaacctcactcgctcttgctggttatGTCTTTCCCCCAgtctccccctctatgatccacttgctattccCGCGCCACTCTTTATTTCCTCCACCGatgattccccctcttcctgcaattgggaTCAATCTACTCATATctcactcacttttacgcacatctcttccaagggtatatgcattcacccccgttcttcccacactcctagccttaccgtctgtgccaactatacctccccacacatctctgccaaatatttagtccccctaaacaccacccaatggctctgctcctCCACGGGACTTactccatgcttatctgttgccacacttaacaaaaccaaagaaacgtgtgttctCATCCTTCTCACACCTCGAGTTATCTATcgcactcctctacatttctttgaagcctttgatcacacgCAAGAAGCTatctacctccacaaacgcgaacctattactgctgtgcTCACTGTCACtaccctcctagctacagctggagctgccactggtgtcgCAGCTCTAGCCACACAaacctccgccctccaaaacctcagacaggcagtagactctgatatcatctacctccgtgatgcagtcaaataccttaaagactctcttaattctctctctgaagttgtcctgcaaaaccgccgaggccttgacctcctcctcctaaaagaaggtggcctatgtgctgctctaggagaagaatgctgcgtttatgccaactataccggcttagtagactctagcttaaaagaacttgaaaagggtctcaaccaacgccgacttgaacgagcccaaactgccggcccctggggcttcctgcagcccctcctcccctatctcctcccgttgctaaccccagttctgctcatcatcctaggtctcaccgttggtccctgggccattcgacgaattattcgccttgccaaagatcatgctgacagtgtattctcctcatttgttcagatccattaccaacgtcttgttgcctctgattccattcctcaatctcgaccacaTCCTCACCCCTCTTCCCACCTCACCTCCCGCCTGTAA
- the NVL gene encoding nuclear valosin-containing protein-like isoform X8 → MKPRPPRFVDCKLKQRVIQYLTSNRCGKYVDTGVLASDLQRMYSPSPMTTMRPQVHSSEPTTPTPSPMGTTPALSRRERRRQRFFARRLSRLSLEDDDPIERQVLQLLRQARSVHTPTPCSPTLPRLIHLLILMLSLASSAQSYSSHQPFNWTLSDWKSNAVLAFNVTAGAPSFSLHLCSLTGQAPDCYPGCQGQGCYGGGAYAIAGPQGPPISGYYICPSSIASSSTSCHDPAHFFCPSWGCETMAVGWAKPSNKDPNLYLLSRQLSPQRPNVSFLVKDPSADTWLVGRTWGIRLYMTGYDSGAFFTIQKRPPSSRPANIGPNRFLNPPPPTSATPSASPLPSSSSRASSPVSLQLPPTKYSSPLINLIKASYVSLNSSHPNLTRSCWLCLSPSLPLYDPLAIPAPLFISSTDDSPSSCNWDQSTHISLTFTHISSKGICIHPRSSHTPSLTVCANYTSPHISAKYLVPLNTTQWLCSSTGLTPCLSVATLNKTKETCVLILLTPRVIYRTPLHFFEAFDHTQEAIYLHKREPITAVLTVTTLLATAGAATGVAALATQTSALQNLRQAVDSDIIYLRDAVKYLKDSLNSLSEVVLQNRRGLDLLLLKEGGLCAALGEECCVYANYTGLVDSSLKELEKGLNQRRLERAQTAGPWGFLQPLLPYLLPLLTPVLLIILGLTVGPWAIRRIIRLAKDHADSVFSSFVQIHYQRLVASDSIPQSRPHPHPSSHLTSRL, encoded by the exons TATCTTACCAGTAACAGATGTGGCAAATATGTGGACACTGGAGTCTTAGCATCTGATTTGCAAAGAATGTACAG tccttctcccatgaccactatgcgcccccaagtacattcatctgagcctactaccccaacaccgtcgcccatggggaccacaccagctctctctcgccgcgaacgacgtcgacaacgcttctttgcccgccgcctaagccgactttctcttgaagatgatgaccccatcgaacgccaagttctccagctccttcgacaggcccgctctgttcacacACCCACCCCTtgttcccctaccctccctcgtctcattcatctcctcattctcatgttgtccctagcctcctctgcccagagCTATTCATCCCATCAGCCATTTAACTGGACCCTCTCTGACTGGAAATCAAACGCAGTTCTCGCCTTCAACGTCACTGCAGGGGCACCCTCCTTTTCACTCCACCTTTGCAGCCTGACTGGCCAAGCTCCTGACTGCTATCCAGGATGCCAGGGCCAGGGCTGTTACGGTGGCGGAGCATACGCCATTGCCGGCCCTCAGGGCCCCCCTATTTCTGGCTACTACATCTGCCCCTCCTCCATTGCTTCCTCCTCCACTTCCTGCCACGACCCCGCGCATTTCTTTTGTCCCTCATGGGGATGTGAAACCATGGCTGTTGGTTGGGCTAAACCCTCTAACAAAGATCCTAACCTCTACCTGCTCAGTAGACAACTGTCCCCCCAACGCCCAAATGTCTCCTTCCTCGTCAAAGACCCCTCCGCAGACACTTGGCTCGTGGGTCGTACATGGGGAATCCGTCTATACATGACCGGTTACGATTCAGGAGCCTTTTTCACAATCCAGAAAAGACCCCCCTCCAGTCGCCCAGCAAACATCGGCCCAAACCGGTTTCTCAACCCACCACCTCCTACGTCTGCCACCCCTTCCGCGTCCCCCCTTCCCTCTTCATCGTCTCGCGCCTCATCGCCTGTCAGCCTTCAGTTGCCTCCCACTAAGTACTCCAGCCCCCTCATCAACTTGATTAAAGCTTCATACGTTTCTCTaaactcctcccaccccaacctcactcgctcttgctggttatGTCTTTCCCCCAgtctccccctctatgatccacttgctattccCGCGCCACTCTTTATTTCCTCCACCGatgattccccctcttcctgcaattgggaTCAATCTACTCATATctcactcacttttacgcacatctcttccaagggtatatgcattcacccccgttcttcccacactcctagccttaccgtctgtgccaactatacctccccacacatctctgccaaatatttagtccccctaaacaccacccaatggctctgctcctCCACGGGACTTactccatgcttatctgttgccacacttaacaaaaccaaagaaacgtgtgttctCATCCTTCTCACACCTCGAGTTATCTATcgcactcctctacatttctttgaagcctttgatcacacgCAAGAAGCTatctacctccacaaacgcgaacctattactgctgtgcTCACTGTCACtaccctcctagctacagctggagctgccactggtgtcgCAGCTCTAGCCACACAaacctccgccctccaaaacctcagacaggcagtagactctgatatcatctacctccgtgatgcagtcaaataccttaaagactctcttaattctctctctgaagttgtcctgcaaaaccgccgaggccttgacctcctcctcctaaaagaaggtggcctatgtgctgctctaggagaagaatgctgcgtttatgccaactataccggcttagtagactctagcttaaaagaacttgaaaagggtctcaaccaacgccgacttgaacgagcccaaactgccggcccctggggcttcctgcagcccctcctcccctatctcctcccgttgctaaccccagttctgctcatcatcctaggtctcaccgttggtccctgggccattcgacgaattattcgccttgccaaagatcatgctgacagtgtattctcctcatttgttcagatccattaccaacgtcttgttgcctctgattccattcctcaatctcgaccacaTCCTCACCCCTCTTCCCACCTCACCTCCCGCCTGTAA